CGGGAGAAGGGGCAGGACTGCTGGGGGGACCGTTCCTGTTGGCGACGGAGGGCTGCAGCGGCCGGGGTGCGCTCCTGCCCGGCCGGGCGGGCAGGGCGGCCAGCAGCGTGGGGGCCTCGCCCGAGGAGGCCGGCGGCACCGAGGCGCACGAGTCACACCTCTCGGGCAGGTCGGCCGACGGCCCCACCAGGACGACCGGGACGGCTGCACCGGGGGTGGCACCATGCGCCGCGGTCGTGACCCGGTGGGGCGCGGCCGCACCCGTGAGCGGTCCTCCGGGGGCCGCGTCGGGTGCCCGCAGGGCCCGGTTGGGAAGCCCGGGCCGACGTTCGGTGGCGGAGGCGCCCGACGACCGATCGGGACCACTGTCGGTCTCCTCCGCGACGGGGGCGTCGTCGGTCGGGGAGGTCGGCAGCGGATCGGCGGGTCCATCGTCCGTGACGGCGTCGAGCACCGGTGAGGCCACGTCGTCGACGGTGGCGTCGGCCTGCTCGAGCACCGTCGAGGCGGTCGAGCTGACGTGGTCGGCCACGTCGTCGACGACGGGCACCCCGTCGGTCGCCGACTCGACCTCGCTGATCACCGGCTCGAGAGCGTCCCGCGTCGCAGCGCCCCCGGCCGGTCCCCCGCGACCGGCCGGGCGTTCCTGACGGCGGTCGGCCTCATCGGCACCTGAGGAGGCACGCTCGGCCGACACACGCTCGGAGTCGAGGAGGCTGCCCGGAACATCGGCGGCCCCGCCGGCCTGAGCGGGGCCGGCTCCGAGCAGCAGCCAGGCCGCCGCGGCGGCACCCAGGGCCCCGGCGTACGCCAGGATCCTGGCCTGCGGCTGCGGTCGGTGCATGCCCGCGCTCCATGGGTAGGGGATGCCTTCCACCTACCGGCATACCCAAAGTTGGGTAGGCCCATGCGACCGGGCCGAAGTCTTTACTCTCACCCACCCGAGACGCGCGTGTGCCCCAGCGTGCGTTCTGGCGCACGCTGGGGCACACGACGCGGGTGGGCCGGGCCTCAGAGGTTGCCGCGGGCCTCCTGCTCGCGCTCGATCGCCTCGAAGAGGGCCTTGAAGTTGCCCTTGCCGAAGCCGAGCGAGCCATGGCGCTCGATGAACTCGTAGAAGACCGTCGGCCGGTCACCCATCGGCTTGGTGAAGATCTGGAGCAGGTAGCCGTCCTCGTCGCGGTCGACGAGGATCTTGCGCTTCTTCAGCTCCTCGATCGGCACCCGGACCTCGCCGATCCGGGCCCGCAGCTCGGGGTCGTCGTAGTAGGAGTCGGGGGTCTCGAGGAACTCGATGCCGTTGTCGCGCAGGATGTCGACGCTGCGCAGGATGTCGTTGGTCGCCAGCGCGATGTGCTGGCAGCCGGCACCGTCGTAGAACTCGAGGTACTCGTCGATCTGCGACTTCTTCTTCGCGACGGCCGGCTCGTTGAGGGGGAACTTCACCCGGTGGTTGCCCGACGCGACCACCTTCGACATCAGCGCGGAGTAGTCGGTGGCGATGTCGTCGCCGATGAACTCGGCCATGTTCGTGAAGCCGAGGACCTTGTTGTAGAACGCGACCCACTCGTCCATCCGACCGAGCTCGACGTTGCCGACGCAGTGGTCGATGGCCTGGAAGAGCCGCTTGGGGTGACCCTCGCGGCGCGCCACGGTGGTCTCCCGGGCGACGTAGCCGGGCAGGTAGGGGCCCTCGTAGCGCGACCGGTCCACGAGGGTGTGGCGGGTCTCGCCGTACGTCGCAATGGCGGCCATCCGCACGGTGCCGTGCTCGTCGGAGACGTCGTGGGGCTCCTCGAGGACCGTGGCCCCGACGGAGCGGGCGTGCTCGATGCACTTGTCGACGTCGGGGACCTCCAGGGCGAGGTCGACGACGCCGTCGCCGTGCTTGCGGTGGTGGTCGAGCACCGGGCTGTCCGGGGAGACGCCCCCGGTGAAGACGAAGCGCGCCGAGCCCGAGCGCAGCACGTAGGACTTGGCGTCGCGGGAGCCGGTCTCGGGGCCGCGGTAGGCCTCCAGCTCCATGCCGAAGGCGAGCTGGTAGAAGGTCGCGGTCTGGGTGGCGTTGCCGACCACGAAGCCCACCGCGTCCATCGCCGTCACCGGGAACGGGTCCTTGCTCGCGTCGTACTCGACCAGGCCCACCAGCTGCTTGAGCTGGTCGAGGGTGAGGCCGGCCTGCTCCTCTTCGTGGGTGAGCACCGTCAGCGTCGAGTCAGTCATGCGGCCAACTCTGTCGAGATCCGGCAGAATGCGCAACAGTAGGCCAAACCGCTGCACACCTTGCACAGCATGGGAGCCGAGATGGACGACCTCGACGGCAGATTGATCGAGATCTTCACGCACGAGCCCCGCATCGGGGTGCTGGAGGCGTCGCGCCGTCTCGGCGTGGCCCGGGGCACCGTGCAGGCCCGGCTCGACCGGTTGGTCGCCAGCGGGGTGATCACGGGCTGGGGACCCGAGCTCTCCCCCGAGGCGCTCGGCTTCCCGGTGACGGGATTCCTGACCCTGGAGATCCGACAGGGCGCGGGCCACGACGCGGTCGCGACCCACCTGGCCGGCATCCCCGAGGTGCTGGAGGCCTACACGATCACGGGTGCCGGCGACATGTGGGCGCGCGTCGTCGCGCGCTCCAACGCGGATCTGCAGCGCGTGATCGACCTGGTGCTGGCCGACCCCGGGATCGAACGGTCGACGACGGTGATCGCCCTGGCCGGGCAGATCGGCCACCGGGTGCTGCCGCTGGCGCGCGCGGCGGTCGCGGGTGGGACACCGTCAGCCGAGACGTGACGCGAGCTCGGCCGCGGCCGCGGCGACCAGCGGACCGAGACGTTCGACGTCGAGGTCGGCCAGGGTGACCAGCCCGACGCTGGCCTCCAGCCCCTCCGTGCCGCGGATGCCCGCCGCGATCCCCCGGGCGCCTGCCTCCAGCTCGCCCACCGTCACGACGTACGCCGGCGCATCGGTCTGTCGCAGCGACAGGATGGCCTTGCCGGCGGCGCCGCGGCCCAGCGGGTGGCGTGCCCCGACCCGGTAGCTGACGTGGAAGTCGGTCCACGACGGCTCGACGACCGCCAGCGCCAGCGCCTCCTCGCCCTCGGCGACGGTCAGGTGGGCGGTGCAGCCCGAGGTCTCGGCCAGCTGCCGCAGCACCGGGGCGGCGACCTCGCGGAGCACCGGCTGCACGGCGGCCCCCAGGTGCAGCAACCCGAGGCCGACATGGAGCCGGCCGCGCCGGTCGCGGTGGACCAGCGCGTGCTGCTCGAGGGTGGCGACGAGGCGGTAGACGACCGTGCGGTTGACACCGATCGCGGCGGCGAGCTCGGTGACGGTCAGCCCCTCCGGCGCACCGGCCAGGGCGAGCAGGGCCCGCAGCCCCCGGTCGAGCGTCTGCGACGTCTCGGTCGCCATCATTCGAGCGTAGCGAGGGCGACCCGGCCCCGTCAGGACGTCCGGCGAGCGGCCCAGTCGCGGATCCGGTCGATGCGCAGGAGGAGCTGGTCGGCGTTGGCGATCGCCGCCGCCGGCCCCCCGCACTCCTTGCGCAGCGCGGCGTGCGTGATGCCGTGGGCCTGACCCGTCCGGTGGTGCCAGGCCGCGACCAGCCCGTTGAGCTCGCGCCGCAGGACGGCGAGCTGCTCGTGGGTCGAGACCCGTTCGACGGTGTCCGGCTCCGAGGCCGGGGCCCGGCGGGCGCGCTCGGACTGGCGGTGGTGCAGCAGCTCGCGGACCTGGTCCGGCTCGAGCAGGCCGGGGATCCCGAGGAAGTCCATCTCCTCCTCCGACCCCACGTGCACCTCGCCAGCGTGACCGAAGGACGCGCCGTCGTAGAGCACGTGGTCGAACCGCGCCTCCGAACCGAGCGCCTGGTAGCCCGGCTGCGCCAGCTCGTCGGAGGCTGCGCCGCCCGCCTCGGCCGCCGCGAGCAGGTCGCGCTCGGCGGCGAAGATGTCCTCCTCGTCGGTGACGGCCCGGCCCAGGACGTGGTCGCGCTCGGCCTCGAGCTCGGCGGCGAAGCCGAGCAGGGTGGGCACCGACGGCAGGAACACCGAGGCGGTCTCACCGCGGGTCCGGGCTCGCACGAAGCGACCGACCGCCTGGGCGAAGAACAACGGGGTGGACGTGGTCGTCGCCCACACCCCGACGGCGAGTCGGGGCACGTCGACGCCCTCCGAGACCATCCGCACCGCCACCATCCAGCGCTGGTCGCCCCGGCTGAACTCGTCGATCCGCCGGGAGGCGGCCTTCTCGTCCGA
The genomic region above belongs to Nocardioides coralli and contains:
- the hppD gene encoding 4-hydroxyphenylpyruvate dioxygenase; translation: MTDSTLTVLTHEEEQAGLTLDQLKQLVGLVEYDASKDPFPVTAMDAVGFVVGNATQTATFYQLAFGMELEAYRGPETGSRDAKSYVLRSGSARFVFTGGVSPDSPVLDHHRKHGDGVVDLALEVPDVDKCIEHARSVGATVLEEPHDVSDEHGTVRMAAIATYGETRHTLVDRSRYEGPYLPGYVARETTVARREGHPKRLFQAIDHCVGNVELGRMDEWVAFYNKVLGFTNMAEFIGDDIATDYSALMSKVVASGNHRVKFPLNEPAVAKKKSQIDEYLEFYDGAGCQHIALATNDILRSVDILRDNGIEFLETPDSYYDDPELRARIGEVRVPIEELKKRKILVDRDEDGYLLQIFTKPMGDRPTVFYEFIERHGSLGFGKGNFKALFEAIEREQEARGNL
- a CDS encoding Lrp/AsnC family transcriptional regulator; translated protein: MGAEMDDLDGRLIEIFTHEPRIGVLEASRRLGVARGTVQARLDRLVASGVITGWGPELSPEALGFPVTGFLTLEIRQGAGHDAVATHLAGIPEVLEAYTITGAGDMWARVVARSNADLQRVIDLVLADPGIERSTTVIALAGQIGHRVLPLARAAVAGGTPSAET
- a CDS encoding IclR family transcriptional regulator; the protein is MATETSQTLDRGLRALLALAGAPEGLTVTELAAAIGVNRTVVYRLVATLEQHALVHRDRRGRLHVGLGLLHLGAAVQPVLREVAAPVLRQLAETSGCTAHLTVAEGEEALALAVVEPSWTDFHVSYRVGARHPLGRGAAGKAILSLRQTDAPAYVVTVGELEAGARGIAAGIRGTEGLEASVGLVTLADLDVERLGPLVAAAAAELASRLG